AAGAACCTTTAGGAGTGGTATGAAATCCAGTTATATTGAAGTACCTTGATATATATTCCTCAATTAGATCATAGTCTTTCAAAGATTTACATCCCCAATTTATAAAATTGAATCTTCTTATTTGAATGTTCAATTAAACTATAAATTATCCACCATAAATAACTTGTATAACTTCTATTAAGTCCCCTTCTTCAACCAGTTCTTCATCAATTACTATACAATTATTTTTTTTAACAACAACTGTTTCTGGTGCAATATCAATATCATTGAGGAGATCTTTAACAGTATTATTCTTATTAATTTCAATTAACTCTTCTTTTTCACCAATAACCAACTTTATTTGCATGAATTTTCTCCTTTATACAAAATATTCATAAATATCTAATATATTTTTTAGAAGCTATCTTTTATCTTAAGAATAATCTTTTAATATAAATTATATTTAATAATAAATTTATTTTTGGAAAAATTTGATTGTATTAATCTACTTCAGATTCTTCCCATGATTCTAAAAAGCTGCATACTTTACAAAGGCGTGCTGCACTTGGTTCTCCACATTTTTCACATCCCCTCACTAAGGACTCTGTTGAAAATTCCTTTTTCAAAACAGGTTTCATCTTATCAAAACCTCTTAATGTAGAGTACATTATGGTTGGATGTTCATTTGATAGTTGTTTTAAGAAACTACCAACTTCTGCGCGGAATGATTCTCCGGCATATGGGCAGCCTGCAAAGTGTATTTCAAGTTCTTTTGCAATAACATATAATCCAATTTCTTTTTCGGGTATTTCTCGAAGGGGTTTAATTTTTATTGTAAACATCTCATTTTTTGTTTCTGATTTGGGGCCAATTCTTGTTAGATTATGTATGTTCCCTTCAAGGTAACTCATGACAATTGACTGGGTTTCATCGTCAAGATTGTGTCCTGTAGCTATTTTGGTAGCACCTTCTTCTCTTGCAACTCTATTAAATATCCAGCGTCTGAAAACCCCACAATATGTACATGCGTTCCTTCTACCCTCTTTAAGAGTATTTTGTGCTATTATGTCATCGAGAGTCTTTCCAAAATACTCCTTAAACGTCACAACTCTATGTTCTACACCCAATTTTCTTGCATTTCTAGCAGCAATTTCAACTCCTTCTTCTCTGTAACCATGTATTCCTTCATCTATTGTAACTGCTATAATATCTATAATATTTCTTTTCCGAAGAGAGTTAAGAACATCAAGGAGCATTACGCTATCCTTACCGCCTGAAAGGCCTAATAATACTTTGTCACCTTTTTCAATAAGTTTATATTTGCGAATATCTTTAATAACTTTATTTTGGGTTGATTTAATAAAGCAGTCTTTACATAATTTCTGACCCGATTGTTTTTTTTTAATTATGATATGGGGATTACCGCATTTATCACATGAATTCATATTTGTTCTCCTAGAGGCACTGTTAAATCAAATTTACACTTATTTGTAATGAAATAATTTGTTTATTAATCTAATTATAAATCCTCTTGAAAAGTGGAAAGTCTTGGATATAATTCTTACCAATTTTAGATGCAATTTCTGCTTTTTCAAGCTCTGAACCTAGGTAGGTTGCATGCTCCATTCTTGAAATTAAATTCCGTTTTAATATTTCATCATATACAGCCTTTGCTGTAGTTCCCTTTATTGCAATTTGAGGTTCCATTTTTAGATAGTGAATTACTTTTATCTGTTCATCCTCAACCATGATCTTAAAACTGCCTGAAGGATCATGCATAAATTTATAATCTTCTACAGCTTGAACAACAGGAATATCTAATTCTTCTGAGATTATATCAGATCTACGCTTGTCTTTAAATAACACGAGATTTATTCCAAGGTCTTTTGGAATAGAATTCCTGTTTTTCGATAAAAACATCATTTTTGAAGAAATTGCAAGTTCTTTAACACTGCCCATAGTTTTTCCACTCTCTTCTGGTGTGAAAAGTACACTTGCACCGAGTTCCATTGCAATACCGGAAAGAAGTGCATTTACTCCAACAGAATCTGCATCTAATAGTTCAGTTACGTTACCAACTCCAAAAAATACAGGCTCTCGATTTTTTTCTTTGAATTGTCTACAAGCTATTATAGAATCCACCATACTTCTGCTGTTAATTGGATCAAGAATAAGATCTGCTAAAACTTCAATTTTACTGCATTTCATCCTCATTTCTTCAATGGATTTAACCCTTTCATCAACTGTTTCTGGCACCCAATTTTTACTGTAATCTGTTGGTAGGATAACAGCAGGAATATTCTTATCTTCAATATAGGGGAGAACTTCTTCACAATTACCATGATCCAGACTTAAAACCATATCAACACCAGCTTCAACTGCAGATTTAATCTCTACGGGATTTAAAGTATCAATGCTTATAGCAACATCCAAATGTTCCTTCAGTAGAGTTATCATTTTAGGTATACGTTCCACTTTCGTTTCACCAGCTATCATACCTAAATCAACCATATCTGCTCCGGATTTAACAAAATATTTTGCCCTTCTTAACAGTTCATAATCGCTTAATATAGGAGCATTTGCTATTTCAGCAAGTA
This sequence is a window from Methanobacterium sp. SMA-27. Protein-coding genes within it:
- a CDS encoding MoaD/ThiS family protein — its product is MQIKLVIGEKEELIEINKNNTVKDLLNDIDIAPETVVVKKNNCIVIDEELVEEGDLIEVIQVIYGG
- a CDS encoding TIGR00269 family protein, whose translation is MNSCDKCGNPHIIIKKKQSGQKLCKDCFIKSTQNKVIKDIRKYKLIEKGDKVLLGLSGGKDSVMLLDVLNSLRKRNIIDIIAVTIDEGIHGYREEGVEIAARNARKLGVEHRVVTFKEYFGKTLDDIIAQNTLKEGRRNACTYCGVFRRWIFNRVAREEGATKIATGHNLDDETQSIVMSYLEGNIHNLTRIGPKSETKNEMFTIKIKPLREIPEKEIGLYVIAKELEIHFAGCPYAGESFRAEVGSFLKQLSNEHPTIMYSTLRGFDKMKPVLKKEFSTESLVRGCEKCGEPSAARLCKVCSFLESWEESEVD
- a CDS encoding dihydropteroate synthase-like protein, whose protein sequence is MKILIITGKLASQLVKQESSKSKHDVHVHVVNTPIAAFLTPKKIVEEIERYGLNHSDNSNTNQLIFDIESFDIILTPGLIRKDVNYVKDKMGINTYKGPKDAADIAIVIEMIDKLTLSSSIPADKLIEDELRKRAFKFIEEFENNDKNIQKLLKKPENILVGAMPVGQDFPMRVLAEIANAPILSDYELLRRAKYFVKSGADMVDLGMIAGETKVERIPKMITLLKEHLDVAISIDTLNPVEIKSAVEAGVDMVLSLDHGNCEEVLPYIEDKNIPAVILPTDYSKNWVPETVDERVKSIEEMRMKCSKIEVLADLILDPINSRSMVDSIIACRQFKEKNREPVFFGVGNVTELLDADSVGVNALLSGIAMELGASVLFTPEESGKTMGSVKELAISSKMMFLSKNRNSIPKDLGINLVLFKDKRRSDIISEELDIPVVQAVEDYKFMHDPSGSFKIMVEDEQIKVIHYLKMEPQIAIKGTTAKAVYDEILKRNLISRMEHATYLGSELEKAEIASKIGKNYIQDFPLFKRIYN